A genomic stretch from Pseudoliparis swirei isolate HS2019 ecotype Mariana Trench chromosome 18, NWPU_hadal_v1, whole genome shotgun sequence includes:
- the LOC130207986 gene encoding anosmin-1-like: MNVTDTEKTTTLQSTHHTITGLLFSCKYRVSVMMEADQGSEVVAWVTTPTCSSVRVRGGRALSCGAEERPLAGRRVVLRPERLSADFRLLNGTVLMNLRWRISHHAPGLAAVDGFRFTWTLQPSGATEGPEDTLTSLTQTIAPKASVYYMVGNLMNEH; the protein is encoded by the exons ATGAACGTCACCGACACAGAGAAAACAACCACGCTGCAG agcacccatcacaccatcacaggCCTGTTGTTTTCCTGTAAGTACCGGGTCTCCGTGATGATGGAGGCTgaccaggggtcagaggtcgttgCCTGGGTCACGACCCCGACTTGCTCCTCCGTGAGGGTCCGAGGAGGCAGAGCGCTGAGCTGCGGTGCTGAGG AGCGCCCCCTGGCAGGCAGAAGGGTGGTACTGCGCCCTGAACGACTGTCGGCTGACTTTCGACTCCTCAACGGCACCGTGCTCATGAACCTCCGCTGGAGGATATCCCATCATGCACCGGGCCTGGCGGCCGTAGACGGGTTCCGGTTCACTTGGACCCTGCAGCCATCGGGGGCCACGGAAGGGCCCGAAGACACACTCACCTCCCTGACACAGACCATCGCCccg AAGGCGTCCGTCTACTACATGGTAGGCAACCTCATGAATGAACATTAG